A window of Longispora fulva contains these coding sequences:
- a CDS encoding TetR/AcrR family transcriptional regulator, producing the protein MGYHHGDLRRTLLATAAEVIAETGPAALSLRDLARRAGVSHAAPAHHFGDKQGLLTALATEGYELLAEALTAAEGDILDAGVAYIRFATEHPAHFEVMFHPALYREDEIGAARERSAAALSAGLASRPKEDLGPDPELTGMAAWSLVHGFATLALAGNLPPEVVADPRRVIRLLFEK; encoded by the coding sequence ATGGGTTACCACCACGGCGACCTCCGCCGCACACTGCTCGCGACCGCCGCCGAGGTGATCGCCGAGACCGGCCCCGCCGCGCTCAGCCTCCGCGACCTCGCCCGGCGCGCCGGGGTGTCCCATGCCGCGCCGGCCCACCACTTCGGCGACAAGCAGGGGCTGCTCACGGCGCTGGCCACCGAGGGGTACGAACTCCTCGCCGAAGCCCTCACCGCTGCCGAAGGGGACATCCTCGACGCCGGGGTGGCCTACATCCGGTTCGCGACCGAGCACCCGGCGCACTTCGAGGTCATGTTCCACCCGGCGCTGTACCGGGAGGACGAGATCGGGGCCGCGCGGGAACGCAGCGCTGCCGCCCTCAGTGCCGGGCTGGCCAGCCGGCCGAAGGAGGATCTGGGGCCGGATCCGGAGCTGACCGGGATGGCGGCGTGGTCGCTGGTGCACGGGTTCGCGACCCTCGCGTTGGCGGGGAACCTGCCGCCGGAGGTGGTGGCGGACCCGCGCCGGGTGATCCGGCTGCTGTTCGAAAAGTAG
- a CDS encoding DoxX family protein, which produces MAPLIALVVGSLLFRGAGWIGVDYFDTWPEALRGGLALMFLLTGVAHFHPKLRGSMIAMVPPALPAPGLLVTVTGILELAGAVGVLLPWTGRLAAVCLGLMLLAMFPANVYAARNKLMFGDKPATPLLPRTIEQMVFLAACVFAAL; this is translated from the coding sequence ATGGCACCCCTCATCGCACTCGTCGTCGGTTCCCTGCTCTTCCGGGGCGCCGGGTGGATCGGCGTCGACTACTTCGACACCTGGCCGGAGGCCCTGCGCGGCGGGCTGGCCCTGATGTTCCTCCTCACCGGCGTCGCGCACTTCCACCCGAAGCTGCGCGGCTCCATGATCGCGATGGTCCCGCCGGCCCTGCCAGCCCCCGGGCTGCTGGTCACGGTCACCGGGATCCTGGAGCTGGCCGGCGCGGTCGGCGTGCTGCTGCCGTGGACGGGCCGGCTCGCCGCGGTGTGCCTCGGCCTGATGCTCCTGGCGATGTTCCCGGCGAATGTGTACGCGGCCCGCAACAAACTGATGTTCGGCGACAAGCCGGCGACGCCCCTGCTGCCCCGCACCATCGAACAGATGGTGTTCCTCGCGGCGTGCGTGTTCGCGGCACTGTGA
- a CDS encoding MBL fold metallo-hydrolase, whose translation MELTKYTHACVRLEEDGGVLVVDPGVWAEPEALVGAHAVLLTHEHGDHADLDRLRALDVPIFAPEGADLDGLPVTSVRLGEEFTAAGFRVRAVGGEHAKTYGGLPACANLGYVVDDRVYHPGDSFALPEQSVETLLLPLGGPWWHLDAAIDFARTVKAERTIPIHDGMYAERALPTFDGWLHEFTDVGYVRVRPGDTV comes from the coding sequence ATGGAGCTCACGAAGTACACCCATGCCTGCGTCCGCCTGGAAGAGGACGGCGGCGTGCTGGTGGTCGATCCGGGGGTCTGGGCGGAGCCCGAGGCACTGGTCGGCGCGCACGCCGTTCTCCTCACCCACGAGCACGGCGACCACGCCGACCTCGACCGGCTCCGCGCGCTCGACGTGCCGATCTTCGCCCCGGAGGGCGCGGACCTCGACGGTCTGCCCGTGACGTCCGTGCGGCTCGGCGAGGAGTTCACGGCTGCAGGGTTCCGGGTCCGGGCGGTGGGCGGCGAGCACGCGAAGACGTACGGCGGGCTGCCGGCGTGCGCGAACCTGGGCTATGTGGTGGACGACCGGGTCTACCACCCGGGTGACTCGTTCGCGCTGCCCGAGCAGTCCGTGGAGACCCTGCTGCTGCCGCTCGGTGGCCCGTGGTGGCACCTGGACGCGGCGATCGACTTCGCGAGGACCGTCAAGGCCGAGCGGACCATCCCGATCCACGACGGGATGTACGCGGAGCGGGCCCTGCCGACCTTCGACGGCTGGCTGCACGAGTTCACCGACGTGGGCTACGTCCGGGTCCGACCCGGCGACACGGTCTGA
- a CDS encoding helix-turn-helix transcriptional regulator, with protein sequence MATYAFTLVLNRVPSDEELDQLFEAGCDDASFGTEGGGTVGIAEFDRNAETLADAIASAVRDVERVPGIKAVRVADDDLLTLADIATRVGRSRESIRRYTLGERGGGGFPVPINPGRDGTTFYRWSEVAPWLRERMGMQVDIAYAALTMANLVLQVRMHQPHVEHSSALTDLLDA encoded by the coding sequence GTGGCGACTTACGCGTTCACCCTTGTGCTCAACCGGGTGCCGTCCGACGAGGAACTGGACCAGCTCTTCGAGGCAGGTTGCGACGATGCGTCGTTCGGCACCGAAGGCGGCGGCACAGTCGGGATCGCCGAGTTCGACCGGAATGCCGAGACGCTTGCCGACGCCATCGCCTCCGCTGTGCGCGATGTCGAGCGGGTGCCAGGGATCAAAGCGGTCCGGGTCGCCGATGATGACCTGCTCACCCTCGCCGACATCGCGACCCGGGTCGGCCGCAGCCGGGAGTCGATCCGGCGATACACGCTGGGCGAGCGAGGCGGCGGTGGCTTCCCGGTGCCGATCAACCCCGGGCGGGACGGCACCACCTTCTATCGGTGGAGCGAGGTCGCCCCGTGGCTCCGGGAGCGGATGGGCATGCAGGTCGACATCGCATACGCGGCGCTGACCATGGCGAACCTGGTCCTGCAGGTCCGGATGCACCAGCCCCACGTGGAGCACTCCTCAGCCCTGACGGATCTGCTCGACGCCTGA
- a CDS encoding DUF4349 domain-containing protein produces the protein MRTKWIVIPLLAVALTGCSSASSTSDHGVEAPAAGPHAAAPPAKDAAPPVNGAPAPADVTTRSIIYTGTMTLTVPSMETAAGDAAAIAERARGFVGGEQRGTGHGAPTATLTLRVPSAAFYATVTEIAKLGKEESREIKTEDVTTAVVDVDARIIAQRASVARIRGLLDKASGLAEITSIEAELAKREGELASLEARKRTLDDQVTLSTITVKLIGPAPVVAEKPKKEPETGFLAGLRSGWKGFTAVLNAAATVFGALLPFLVVLAVPVVGLLWWRRRSRGLSAATSPAAPPPSTGLTAPPAPAGRSAD, from the coding sequence ATGCGTACCAAGTGGATAGTCATCCCCCTGTTGGCGGTGGCCCTGACCGGCTGCTCCTCCGCCTCCTCCACCTCCGACCACGGCGTCGAGGCGCCAGCGGCCGGACCGCACGCCGCCGCCCCGCCCGCCAAGGACGCCGCCCCGCCCGTCAACGGAGCACCGGCCCCGGCCGACGTCACGACCCGCTCGATCATCTACACCGGAACGATGACGCTGACCGTACCGTCGATGGAGACCGCCGCCGGTGACGCCGCGGCCATCGCCGAACGGGCCAGGGGTTTCGTCGGTGGCGAGCAGCGCGGCACCGGACACGGCGCGCCGACGGCCACCCTGACCCTGCGGGTGCCGTCCGCCGCCTTCTACGCCACCGTCACCGAGATCGCCAAGCTCGGCAAGGAGGAGTCCCGCGAGATCAAGACGGAGGACGTCACCACGGCCGTCGTCGACGTGGACGCCCGGATCATCGCCCAACGGGCCAGCGTGGCGCGGATCCGGGGCCTGCTCGACAAGGCCAGCGGCCTCGCGGAGATCACCTCGATCGAGGCGGAGCTCGCCAAGCGCGAGGGCGAACTGGCCTCGTTGGAGGCCCGCAAGCGCACCCTCGACGATCAGGTGACGCTGTCCACGATCACGGTGAAGCTGATCGGGCCGGCCCCGGTCGTGGCGGAGAAGCCGAAGAAGGAGCCGGAAACCGGGTTCCTCGCCGGGCTCAGGTCCGGATGGAAGGGGTTCACCGCGGTGCTGAACGCGGCGGCGACGGTGTTCGGTGCGCTGCTGCCGTTCCTGGTGGTGCTGGCGGTTCCGGTGGTGGGGCTGCTGTGGTGGCGCCGTCGGAGCCGGGGGCTGTCGGCGGCGACGAGCCCAGCCGCTCCGCCGCCGTCGACCGGTCTCACCGCTCCGCCGGCTCCGGCCGGGCGGAGCGCGGACTGA
- a CDS encoding NAD(P)H-quinone dehydrogenase, giving the protein MSRIVIIGGGPAGYEAALVAAQLDADVTVVEADGAGGACVLSDCVPSKTFIASSDVVTSMSAAPALGVTAGPAVVDAQAVYSRVKHLAIAQSEDIRAKLCKVGVDFVHGRARLGSDALGHTHRVVIQPTNGTEYTVEADIVLLATGATPRVLPDAVPDGERILTWRQVYDLPDLPEKLIVIGSGVTGAEFASAYNAIGVDTTLVSSRERVMPHEDADAAAAIERVFRARGMTILGRSRADKVTRTANGVLVELADGRKVEGSHALMAVGSVPNTEGLGLAEYGVKTDRGYITTDRVSRTNVPGIYAAGDVTGVLPLASVAAMQGRIAMWHALGEAVSPLRLQTVAANVFTDPELATVGVSQNDVDTGKVPARAVMLPLDGNARAKMTNITDGFVKIFCRPASGLVIGGVVVAPKASELILPISLAIEHHLTVSQLAQTITIYPSLAGSLAEAARQLMQHEFV; this is encoded by the coding sequence GTGTCTCGCATCGTGATCATTGGTGGCGGCCCGGCAGGGTACGAGGCCGCGCTCGTCGCCGCCCAACTCGACGCCGACGTGACGGTGGTGGAGGCTGACGGGGCCGGTGGGGCCTGTGTGCTGTCCGACTGCGTGCCCTCGAAGACCTTCATCGCGTCCTCGGACGTCGTGACGTCCATGTCCGCGGCGCCCGCGCTCGGCGTGACCGCTGGCCCGGCGGTGGTGGACGCCCAGGCCGTGTACAGCCGGGTGAAGCACCTCGCCATCGCCCAGTCGGAAGATATCCGGGCAAAGCTCTGCAAGGTGGGCGTCGACTTCGTGCACGGCCGGGCCCGGCTCGGCAGCGACGCGCTCGGCCACACCCACCGGGTGGTGATCCAGCCAACGAACGGCACGGAGTACACGGTCGAGGCCGACATCGTGCTGCTCGCCACCGGGGCCACCCCCCGGGTGCTGCCGGACGCCGTGCCGGACGGGGAGCGCATCCTCACCTGGCGCCAGGTGTACGACCTGCCCGACCTGCCCGAGAAGCTGATCGTGATCGGCTCGGGCGTGACCGGCGCGGAGTTCGCCAGCGCGTACAACGCGATCGGGGTGGACACCACCCTGGTCTCCAGCCGCGAACGGGTCATGCCGCACGAGGACGCCGACGCGGCCGCCGCGATCGAGCGGGTGTTCCGCGCCCGGGGCATGACGATCCTGGGCCGGTCCCGCGCCGACAAGGTCACCCGCACGGCGAACGGGGTGCTGGTCGAGCTCGCCGACGGCCGCAAGGTCGAGGGCAGCCACGCGCTGATGGCCGTCGGCTCGGTGCCGAACACGGAGGGCCTGGGCCTCGCCGAGTACGGCGTGAAGACCGACCGGGGCTACATCACCACCGACCGGGTGTCGCGCACCAACGTCCCGGGCATCTACGCCGCCGGCGACGTCACCGGCGTCCTGCCCCTGGCCAGCGTCGCGGCCATGCAGGGCCGGATCGCGATGTGGCACGCCCTCGGCGAGGCCGTCTCCCCGCTGCGGCTGCAGACCGTCGCCGCGAACGTGTTCACCGACCCGGAGCTGGCCACCGTCGGCGTCTCCCAGAACGACGTGGACACCGGCAAGGTCCCGGCCCGCGCCGTGATGCTGCCGCTGGACGGCAACGCCCGGGCCAAGATGACGAACATCACCGACGGCTTCGTGAAGATCTTCTGCCGGCCGGCGTCGGGCCTGGTCATCGGCGGTGTCGTGGTGGCCCCGAAGGCCAGCGAGCTGATCCTGCCGATCTCGCTGGCCATCGAGCACCACCTGACGGTGTCCCAGCTGGCCCAGACGATCACGATCTACCCGTCGCTGGCCGGCTCGCTGGCCGAGGCCGCCCGCCAGCTCATGCAGCACGAGTTCGTCTAG
- the solA gene encoding N-methyl-L-tryptophan oxidase, translating to MRTINADVVVVGLGAMGSQTLWRLAQRGVKAVGVEQFDIGHSRGASHGESRIIRTAYAEGAAYVPLLLDSWRLWAELEKDSATTLLDRTGGLMLGREDSPAITGSIASAEEHGLKYSVLNARELHRLYPQHRVSEDMMAVFEYDAGIVYPEKAVHAAVDAAVALGARVVRGTAASVEPGRVELADGTTITAGHVVVAGGGWTPRLVPGLAPHLRVVRRVVGWFAATAAYSPDRFPVFIRMDESWEHNWYGFPAIDGAVKVGLHSWPGIDEPVDPSGGVRPPDALDAARLGDIVADTLPGVDPRPLRMATCMYSLTPDRHFLVGARDGLTVLGGFSGHGFKLAPAIGEAAAGLAVDGGSDLAIDLFDPRRFDDPGR from the coding sequence ATGAGGACTATTAACGCTGACGTCGTCGTCGTCGGACTCGGCGCGATGGGGAGCCAGACCCTGTGGCGCCTCGCGCAGCGCGGCGTGAAAGCCGTCGGCGTCGAGCAGTTCGACATCGGACACTCCCGGGGCGCGAGTCACGGCGAATCACGGATCATCCGCACGGCGTACGCCGAGGGGGCCGCGTATGTGCCGCTCCTTCTCGACTCCTGGCGGCTGTGGGCGGAGCTCGAAAAGGATTCCGCCACGACTCTGCTCGACCGCACCGGTGGCCTGATGCTCGGCCGGGAGGACTCGCCGGCGATCACCGGCTCGATCGCCTCCGCGGAGGAGCACGGCCTCAAATACAGCGTGCTGAACGCGCGCGAGTTGCACCGGCTCTATCCCCAGCACCGGGTGTCCGAGGACATGATGGCCGTCTTCGAGTACGACGCGGGCATCGTCTACCCCGAGAAGGCCGTCCACGCGGCCGTGGACGCCGCCGTGGCCCTCGGCGCACGGGTGGTCCGGGGCACGGCCGCCTCGGTTGAACCCGGCCGCGTGGAGCTGGCCGACGGCACCACGATCACCGCCGGGCACGTGGTCGTCGCCGGCGGCGGCTGGACCCCCCGGCTGGTGCCCGGCCTCGCCCCGCACCTGCGGGTGGTCCGCCGGGTGGTCGGCTGGTTCGCGGCGACGGCTGCCTACTCGCCCGACCGGTTCCCGGTGTTCATCCGGATGGACGAGAGCTGGGAGCACAACTGGTACGGCTTCCCGGCCATCGACGGCGCCGTCAAGGTCGGGCTGCACAGTTGGCCCGGCATCGACGAGCCGGTCGACCCGTCCGGCGGGGTCCGCCCCCCGGACGCGCTGGACGCCGCCCGGCTGGGCGACATCGTCGCCGACACCCTGCCCGGGGTCGACCCGCGGCCGCTGCGCATGGCCACCTGCATGTACTCGCTCACGCCCGACCGGCACTTCCTCGTCGGCGCCCGCGACGGCCTCACCGTCCTGGGCGGCTTCTCCGGGCACGGGTTCAAACTGGCCCCCGCCATCGGGGAGGCCGCCGCCGGGCTGGCCGTCGACGGGGGCTCCGACCTCGCGATCGACCTCTTCGACCCCCGGCGGTTCGATGACCCAGGACGTTAA
- a CDS encoding GNAT family N-acetyltransferase, which yields MSVFPTGFTTARPHLDDVPEILTMLHASDIATIGFPDFDESQVTEVLTASGFDPEADSWLVRDPDGRLVCWGYLEDGDEEIFCEAYQHPDEADLQSTMIDLLTARAVRRAREKGMTELRLAAGAVPGTEERYIGVLAERGFLFTTQHARMSRPLDGDEKAPVPPEDVVIRVMRPEELRQFDDIAVTTFKDTAHPLHRSFEEFQATLTGEVPWDEWLVCEVDGEMAGVLRSSNQALDRNEGWVRTLGVLPAHRGRGLARMLLETAFSIYAEKGRVAVGLGVDTTNPTGAYRLYESLGMKPSYVANIYKQTVTV from the coding sequence ATGAGCGTTTTTCCCACGGGGTTCACGACCGCCCGCCCGCACCTGGACGACGTCCCGGAGATCCTCACGATGCTGCACGCCAGCGACATCGCGACGATCGGTTTCCCCGACTTCGACGAATCCCAGGTGACGGAGGTGCTCACCGCCAGCGGGTTCGACCCGGAGGCCGACTCGTGGCTGGTCCGGGATCCGGACGGCCGCCTGGTGTGCTGGGGCTACCTGGAGGACGGCGACGAGGAGATCTTCTGCGAGGCCTACCAGCATCCGGACGAGGCCGACCTGCAGAGCACCATGATCGACCTGTTGACGGCGCGGGCGGTGCGGCGGGCCCGGGAGAAGGGGATGACCGAGCTGCGGCTCGCGGCCGGCGCGGTGCCGGGCACCGAGGAGCGCTACATCGGCGTCCTCGCCGAGCGCGGTTTCCTCTTCACCACCCAGCACGCCCGGATGTCCCGGCCGCTGGACGGCGACGAGAAGGCCCCGGTGCCGCCGGAGGACGTGGTGATCCGGGTCATGCGCCCCGAGGAGCTGCGCCAGTTCGACGACATCGCCGTGACGACGTTCAAGGACACGGCGCACCCGCTGCACCGGTCGTTCGAGGAGTTCCAGGCCACCCTGACCGGCGAGGTGCCGTGGGACGAGTGGCTGGTCTGCGAGGTCGACGGGGAGATGGCCGGCGTGCTGCGGTCGTCCAACCAGGCACTGGACCGCAACGAGGGCTGGGTGCGCACCCTGGGCGTGCTGCCGGCGCACCGGGGGCGCGGGCTGGCCAGGATGCTGCTGGAGACCGCGTTCTCGATCTACGCGGAGAAGGGCCGGGTGGCCGTGGGGCTGGGCGTGGACACGACCAACCCGACCGGGGCGTACCGGCTGTATGAGTCCCTGGGCATGAAGCCGTCCTACGTGGCGAACATCTACAAGCAGACGGTGACCGTCTAG
- a CDS encoding class I SAM-dependent methyltransferase, which yields MTQDVNYDDGLYVGYDDGQSLPPATTEQLLAEFTSHAPAHRPLTALDLGSGTGRFSAGLADRFGGIVYAVEPSVQMRLLAAARRPHPRVHHLAGSAERIPLPAASCDVALLFLVYHHVADRPGALAEIARVLRPGGRVLLCGNFAGRPSPRAWSPYFPRAHEVEEGGLPTLEETEKAALRAGLCLVGLCTLTLEIAPDLSAYLDRIRHRAVSAFRHLTEVELTHGMNQLAADAAALPAAPVTSAVDLLVLGAADAGRPLPTRKI from the coding sequence ATGACCCAGGACGTTAACTACGACGACGGGCTCTACGTCGGGTACGATGACGGCCAGTCGCTCCCGCCGGCCACCACAGAGCAGCTCCTCGCCGAGTTCACGTCCCACGCCCCGGCACACCGTCCCCTGACAGCCCTGGACCTGGGCTCCGGCACCGGCCGGTTCAGCGCCGGGCTCGCCGACCGGTTCGGCGGCATCGTCTACGCGGTCGAGCCCTCCGTGCAGATGCGGCTCCTGGCCGCCGCCCGGCGGCCGCACCCCCGGGTGCACCACCTCGCCGGCAGCGCCGAGCGCATCCCGCTGCCGGCGGCCTCCTGCGACGTCGCGCTGCTGTTCCTCGTCTACCACCACGTGGCCGACCGGCCCGGCGCGCTCGCCGAGATCGCCCGCGTACTGCGCCCGGGCGGCCGGGTGCTGCTCTGCGGGAACTTCGCCGGCCGGCCGTCCCCGAGGGCCTGGTCGCCGTACTTCCCGCGGGCGCACGAGGTCGAGGAGGGCGGGCTGCCCACCCTGGAGGAGACCGAGAAGGCGGCGCTCCGGGCCGGGTTGTGCCTGGTGGGGCTGTGCACGCTCACCCTGGAGATCGCGCCGGACCTGTCGGCCTACCTCGACCGGATCCGGCACCGGGCGGTGTCGGCGTTCCGGCACCTCACCGAGGTGGAGCTGACCCACGGGATGAACCAGCTCGCCGCGGACGCCGCGGCACTCCCGGCCGCGCCGGTGACCAGTGCCGTGGATCTGTTGGTGCTGGGAGCGGCCGACGCTGGCCGGCCGCTCCCCACCCGTAAAATATGA
- a CDS encoding acetyl/propionyl/methylcrotonyl-CoA carboxylase subunit alpha yields the protein MRKVLIANRGEIAVRVIRACRDAGLSSVAVYADSDRDAPHARMADEAFALGGDTPGDTYLVIDKLIDVARRSGADAVHPGYGFLSENAEFAEAVTNAGLTWIGPSPQAIRDLGDKVTARHIAARAGAPLVAGTADPVSDADEIVTFAKEHGLPVAIKAAFGGGGRGLKVARELAEIPELFASATREAVAAFGRGECFVERYLDKPRHVEAQVLADQHGNVIVVGTRDCSLQRRHQKLVEEAPAPFLTDAQRAQIHTSAKAICREAGYYGAGTVEYLVGTDGAISFLEVNTRLQVEHPVSEETTGLDLVREQFRIAAGEPLAITEDPQPRGHSFEFRINGEDPGRGFLPAPGVVTRFVAPSGPGVRVDAGIESGSVIGGNFDSLLAKVIVTGSTRQEALERSRRVLDELVVEGMATALPFHRAIIRDEAFTSDPFTVHTRWIETEWVNSVAPFTDPALAEDTEPRETIVVEVGGKRLSVTLPSGLGAGSAPAAKKAAPKRGGGGGAKKAASGTSLASPMQGTIVKIAVEEGQQVAEGDLIVVLEAMKMEQPLNAHKAGTVTGLAAVVGEVVSAGAVLCEIKD from the coding sequence GTGCGCAAGGTATTGATCGCCAATCGTGGCGAAATCGCAGTCCGTGTCATCCGGGCCTGTCGGGACGCCGGCCTGTCCAGCGTCGCCGTGTACGCGGATTCGGACAGGGACGCCCCCCATGCCCGAATGGCCGACGAGGCGTTCGCGCTCGGCGGCGACACCCCCGGCGACACGTACCTGGTGATCGACAAGCTGATCGACGTCGCCCGCCGGTCCGGCGCCGACGCCGTGCACCCCGGCTACGGGTTCCTCTCCGAGAACGCCGAGTTCGCCGAGGCGGTGACCAACGCCGGCCTGACCTGGATCGGCCCGTCCCCGCAGGCCATCCGGGACCTCGGCGACAAGGTGACGGCCCGGCACATCGCCGCCAGGGCCGGCGCGCCCCTCGTGGCCGGCACCGCCGACCCGGTCTCCGACGCCGACGAGATCGTCACGTTCGCCAAGGAGCACGGGCTGCCCGTCGCGATCAAGGCGGCGTTCGGCGGCGGCGGACGCGGACTCAAGGTGGCCCGCGAGCTGGCGGAGATCCCCGAGCTGTTCGCGTCGGCGACCCGGGAGGCCGTCGCTGCCTTCGGTCGGGGCGAGTGCTTCGTCGAGCGCTACCTGGACAAGCCCCGGCACGTCGAGGCCCAGGTCCTCGCCGACCAGCACGGCAACGTCATCGTGGTCGGCACCCGGGACTGCTCCCTCCAGCGCCGGCACCAGAAGCTGGTCGAGGAGGCCCCCGCGCCGTTCCTGACCGACGCGCAGCGGGCCCAGATCCACACGTCGGCGAAGGCGATCTGCCGCGAGGCCGGGTACTACGGCGCCGGCACGGTCGAGTACCTCGTCGGCACCGACGGTGCCATCTCCTTCCTCGAGGTCAACACCCGGCTCCAGGTCGAGCACCCGGTGTCCGAGGAGACCACCGGCCTGGACCTGGTCCGCGAGCAGTTCCGGATCGCCGCCGGTGAACCGCTGGCGATCACCGAGGACCCGCAGCCGCGCGGACACTCCTTCGAGTTCCGGATCAACGGCGAGGACCCGGGCCGGGGCTTCCTGCCGGCCCCGGGCGTCGTCACCCGCTTCGTGGCCCCCTCCGGGCCGGGCGTGCGGGTCGACGCCGGCATCGAGTCCGGCTCCGTGATCGGCGGCAACTTCGACTCGCTGCTCGCCAAGGTGATCGTGACCGGCTCGACCCGGCAGGAGGCCCTCGAGCGCTCGCGCCGGGTGCTCGACGAGCTGGTCGTCGAGGGCATGGCCACCGCGCTGCCGTTCCACCGGGCGATCATCCGGGACGAGGCGTTCACGTCCGACCCGTTCACGGTGCACACCCGGTGGATCGAGACCGAGTGGGTCAATTCGGTGGCCCCGTTCACGGACCCGGCCCTCGCCGAGGACACCGAGCCGCGCGAGACCATCGTGGTCGAGGTCGGAGGCAAGCGGCTGTCCGTGACCCTGCCGTCCGGGCTGGGCGCGGGCTCAGCCCCGGCGGCGAAGAAGGCCGCTCCCAAGCGGGGTGGCGGCGGCGGGGCCAAGAAGGCCGCGAGCGGCACGTCCCTGGCCAGCCCGATGCAGGGCACGATCGTGAAGATCGCGGTCGAGGAGGGCCAGCAGGTGGCCGAGGGCGACCTGATCGTCGTCCTGGAGGCGATGAAGATGGAGCAGCCGCTGAACGCGCACAAGGCCGGCACGGTCACGGGCCTGGCCGCCGTCGTGGGCGAGGTCGTCTCGGCCGGCGCGGTCCTGTGCGAGATCAAGGACTAA
- a CDS encoding SCO6745 family protein yields MTPAEAAAALKAPVYTVGAAFGECPQTLRRARAMGLTGWGFYVAGRGGVLGDVRPEVVASALGFIALDAVRDGWHAARRTARPTDIADASLAECCRWGTERLGSFGGVLRLAELAERVVAAADASGLTLFEAWRSTPAPEDAPGARAAVALHLLREFRGGVHLLAVRAVGLTPIEAIVAGPEGAAGAMAFGWQPPYPEIVPLFRRRANAEVLTDRLAGDALLALTATERAELVRLVSAARDEVARKP; encoded by the coding sequence ATGACCCCGGCTGAGGCGGCGGCCGCCCTGAAGGCCCCGGTGTACACGGTGGGCGCGGCCTTCGGCGAGTGCCCGCAGACGTTGCGCCGGGCCCGCGCCATGGGCCTGACCGGCTGGGGCTTCTACGTGGCCGGCCGCGGCGGGGTGCTCGGCGACGTCCGCCCGGAGGTGGTGGCGAGCGCGCTGGGCTTCATCGCGCTGGACGCGGTGCGCGACGGCTGGCACGCCGCGCGGCGGACGGCCCGGCCCACGGACATCGCGGACGCGAGCCTGGCCGAATGCTGCCGGTGGGGCACGGAGCGGCTGGGGTCGTTCGGCGGGGTGCTGCGGCTGGCGGAGCTGGCGGAGCGGGTCGTGGCGGCGGCGGACGCCTCGGGGCTGACACTGTTCGAGGCGTGGCGGTCGACGCCGGCTCCGGAAGACGCTCCCGGGGCGCGGGCGGCGGTGGCCCTCCACCTGCTGCGGGAGTTCCGGGGCGGGGTGCACCTGCTCGCGGTCCGGGCGGTGGGGCTGACCCCGATCGAGGCGATCGTGGCGGGGCCGGAGGGCGCGGCGGGGGCGATGGCGTTCGGCTGGCAGCCGCCGTACCCGGAGATTGTTCCGCTCTTCCGGCGGCGGGCGAACGCCGAGGTGCTCACCGACCGGCTCGCCGGGGACGCGTTGCTGGCGTTGACCGCCACGGAGCGTGCCGAGCTGGTGAGACTCGTCTCCGCCGCACGCGACGAGGTGGCCCGCAAGCCCTGA
- a CDS encoding gamma-glutamylcyclotransferase, translating to MPMYAAYGSNLDPGRMRAYCPHSPMVGTGWLEGWRLTFAGEKEIGPEGSVATLVESPGDQVFVALYDIHSFDAQALDDLEGVASDTYRKLHVRVATLEGEYTAWLYVFTGYEGGLPSAWYLSEIATAAEKAGAPDDYVAALRARPAH from the coding sequence GTGCCGATGTACGCAGCGTATGGCTCAAATCTCGATCCCGGCCGCATGCGGGCCTATTGCCCGCACTCCCCGATGGTGGGGACCGGCTGGCTGGAAGGCTGGCGTCTGACCTTCGCCGGGGAGAAGGAGATCGGGCCAGAGGGCTCGGTGGCGACCCTGGTGGAGTCCCCGGGCGACCAGGTGTTCGTCGCGCTCTACGACATCCACTCCTTCGACGCCCAGGCGCTCGACGACCTGGAGGGTGTGGCGTCGGACACGTACCGCAAGCTGCACGTCCGGGTCGCGACCCTGGAGGGCGAGTACACGGCGTGGCTGTACGTCTTCACCGGCTACGAGGGTGGGCTGCCCTCGGCGTGGTACCTGTCGGAGATCGCCACCGCGGCCGAGAAGGCCGGGGCGCCCGACGACTACGTGGCGGCGTTGCGGGCCCGGCCGGCGCACTAG